In candidate division WOR-3 bacterium, one DNA window encodes the following:
- a CDS encoding T9SS type A sorting domain-containing protein produces MSTDGGSVWTQIESYLGDGAAIALAPHNPDIIFTCGYGYINNAYRIQTSYTTDNGLTWIRDTIMDSIVRANTVIFDPFVPNRILMGGDSIYNYKLLLVSTDLGNTWEHTGNGLNGIVYTLAASVRTPGLMYAGTNQGLYRSTDGGISWSRTGTFTMVRAVVIDNENDSLVYAGTSTGIYRSTDGGVSWVQNNEGLEVTDILALAFRSTAPRTVFAGTNGGGVYITTPPTGIGEAVAGSGSSGMGLGILPNPARSRFQVLVFGRESELLQGALYDPAGRLVQVLAPQQVSNGRAGWQVNLPGAGKGVYLLRIRSRTGEQTGRVVLTD; encoded by the coding sequence TTGAGCACAGACGGCGGGTCCGTCTGGACACAGATTGAAAGCTATCTGGGGGACGGTGCGGCAATCGCCCTTGCGCCCCACAATCCGGATATAATCTTCACCTGCGGCTACGGGTATATCAATAACGCCTACCGGATTCAGACCTCCTACACCACCGATAACGGTCTGACCTGGATCCGGGATACAATCATGGACTCAATCGTCCGGGCCAATACCGTAATTTTTGATCCGTTTGTTCCCAACCGGATTCTGATGGGCGGTGATTCGATCTACAATTACAAACTGCTGCTGGTGAGTACCGACCTCGGGAACACCTGGGAGCATACCGGCAATGGCTTGAACGGGATTGTCTATACGCTGGCGGCTTCTGTCCGGACCCCGGGTTTGATGTATGCCGGCACTAACCAGGGGCTTTACCGCTCGACTGACGGCGGTATCAGCTGGAGCCGAACTGGCACCTTTACCATGGTGCGGGCGGTGGTGATTGACAACGAAAACGACAGCCTGGTCTATGCGGGCACGAGCACCGGCATCTACCGCTCGACCGACGGCGGAGTGAGTTGGGTTCAGAATAATGAGGGGCTGGAGGTCACCGACATTCTCGCGCTGGCGTTCCGGAGCACCGCCCCGCGCACGGTCTTTGCCGGCACCAACGGCGGAGGGGTTTACATTACAACCCCGCCAACCGGGATTGGCGAGGCGGTAGCCGGTTCAGGCAGCAGCGGTATGGGTCTGGGGATCCTGCCCAATCCTGCCCGGAGCCGGTTCCAGGTGCTGGTTTTCGGAAGAGAGAGTGAACTGCTTCAGGGTGCGCTCTATGATCCTGCCGGCAGGCTGGTGCAGGTACTGGCGCCACAGCAGGTCAGTAATGGCCGGGCAGGGTGGCAGGTCAACCTGCCGGGAGCCGGTAAGGGGGTTTATCTCCTCCGGATCCGGAGCCGGACCGGTGAGCAGACCGGCAGAGTGGTTCTGACCGATTAG
- the xerC gene encoding tyrosine recombinase XerC, translating into MELVPEYRRALVQFLDYLRKERGYSVHTVRSYENDLRQFFDFCTEALNSKPLAQLERSDIRDFVGAVMRYGYTGKSTARKLSVLRSFFRFLTVTGVLERNPARGIKGPPLERRLPPLLTEFQVHEALKPLDDSVQSLRDAAILETLYGSGLRASELVGLNIPDIDFAAETIRVRGKGGKERILPLGRKEAEAIQRYLAVRGYPEERAVFLNLRGGRLTTRSVQQIVNRALSRISGAAATHPHALRHAFATHLLERGADLRAVQELLGHASLASTQIYTHLTVERLRRIYDKAHPRSGADD; encoded by the coding sequence GTGGAGTTGGTTCCGGAATACCGCCGGGCGCTTGTTCAGTTTCTTGATTATCTAAGAAAGGAACGGGGGTATTCAGTTCATACCGTCCGCTCCTACGAAAACGATCTGCGCCAGTTTTTTGACTTCTGCACCGAGGCGCTGAACAGTAAGCCGCTGGCCCAGCTGGAGCGGAGCGATATCCGCGATTTCGTCGGGGCGGTGATGCGCTATGGCTACACCGGTAAAAGTACCGCGCGCAAACTTTCGGTCCTGCGCTCCTTTTTCCGGTTTCTGACTGTAACCGGCGTGCTGGAGCGCAATCCGGCACGGGGGATCAAGGGACCACCGCTGGAACGCCGGCTGCCGCCACTTCTGACCGAGTTTCAGGTACATGAGGCGCTCAAGCCGCTTGATGACTCGGTCCAGTCGCTGCGGGATGCGGCGATCCTCGAGACACTTTACGGCTCAGGCCTGCGGGCATCAGAGCTCGTCGGGCTGAACATCCCGGACATTGACTTTGCGGCAGAGACAATCCGGGTCCGGGGCAAGGGTGGCAAGGAGCGGATTCTGCCGCTGGGGCGGAAGGAGGCGGAGGCAATCCAGCGCTATCTGGCGGTCCGGGGTTATCCGGAGGAGCGGGCGGTTTTTCTCAATCTCCGCGGCGGAAGGTTGACCACCCGCTCGGTGCAGCAGATTGTCAACCGGGCGCTGAGCCGGATCTCGGGCGCCGCTGCCACCCATCCGCATGCCCTGCGCCACGCCTTTGCCACCCATCTGCTGGAGCGGGGCGCGGACCTGCGGGCGGTGCAGGAGCTGCTCGGTCATGCCTCACTGGCATCAACCCAGATCTACACCCATCTGACCGTGGAGCGGTTGCGCCGGATTTACGATAAGGCGCATCCCCGTTCCGGGGCTGATGATTAG
- the rpiB gene encoding ribose 5-phosphate isomerase B, translating into MKVALGADHRGCRLKEALKPLLARLGHRIIDCGTFTTDRTDYPDYAFAVGELVGTGKADRGILICATGIGMSIAANKLPGVRAALCLNEKMARLSREHNNANILCLGADLLTPETAKRLVRVFLKTEFNRGRHARRIRKISLREKKI; encoded by the coding sequence ATGAAAGTTGCACTGGGTGCGGATCACCGCGGTTGCAGGCTGAAGGAAGCGCTGAAACCGCTCCTTGCCCGGCTTGGACACCGGATAATAGACTGCGGCACATTCACGACCGACCGGACCGACTATCCCGATTATGCCTTTGCCGTCGGTGAACTGGTCGGCACCGGCAAGGCGGACCGGGGGATACTGATCTGTGCTACTGGAATCGGCATGTCCATTGCTGCCAACAAACTGCCCGGGGTGCGGGCGGCGCTCTGCCTTAATGAAAAAATGGCCCGTCTCAGCCGGGAGCACAACAATGCCAATATTCTGTGTCTTGGTGCGGACCTGCTCACTCCGGAAACGGCAAAAAGGCTCGTTCGGGTATTTTTGAAAACAGAATTTAACCGGGGGCGTCATGCCCGCAGAATCAGAAAAATCTCTTTAAGGGAAAAGAAAATTTAA
- a CDS encoding branched-chain amino acid transaminase, which yields MGLEETKSRFIWMNGNYVPWEEAKIHICSHVIHYGTGVFEGLRCYKTPKGPAVFRLSDHTNRLFNSAKIYRMEIPFTREQINQATVELIKKNELDECYIRPIVYRGYKELGVNPFGCPVDVALITWKWGKYLGPEALEQGVDVMVSSWNRMAPNTFPAMSKTCANYMNSQLIKMEAITYGFVEGIALDVFGFVSEGSGENLFVVRNGVIYTPPLHATILPGITRDTIITLARELGYEVRETMMLREMLYLADEIFFTGSAAEVTPIRSVDRITIGNGRCGPITRRLQQEFFAIIELKREDRYGWLTFVR from the coding sequence ATGGGCCTTGAGGAAACCAAGTCCAGGTTCATCTGGATGAATGGCAACTATGTCCCCTGGGAAGAAGCAAAAATCCACATCTGCTCCCATGTAATTCACTATGGCACCGGTGTCTTTGAAGGTCTGCGCTGTTATAAAACGCCGAAAGGCCCGGCGGTCTTCCGGCTGTCCGACCATACCAACCGCCTTTTTAATTCGGCAAAAATCTACCGGATGGAAATACCGTTCACCCGGGAGCAGATCAATCAGGCAACGGTGGAACTGATCAAAAAGAACGAGCTCGATGAATGTTACATCCGGCCGATCGTCTATCGCGGCTACAAGGAGCTGGGGGTAAATCCATTCGGCTGCCCGGTCGATGTTGCCCTGATCACCTGGAAATGGGGAAAATACCTCGGCCCGGAGGCGCTGGAACAGGGTGTGGATGTCATGGTCTCCTCCTGGAACCGGATGGCACCCAATACCTTTCCCGCAATGTCCAAGACCTGCGCCAATTATATGAACTCCCAGCTGATCAAGATGGAGGCAATTACCTACGGGTTTGTCGAGGGTATCGCCCTTGATGTCTTCGGCTTTGTCTCTGAAGGCTCTGGCGAAAACCTGTTTGTCGTGCGCAATGGTGTTATTTACACCCCGCCGCTTCATGCCACGATCCTGCCTGGAATCACCCGCGATACCATCATCACCCTGGCCCGCGAACTCGGATACGAGGTCCGGGAGACGATGATGCTGCGGGAAATGCTCTATCTGGCGGATGAAATTTTCTTCACCGGCAGCGCTGCCGAAGTAACACCGATCCGCTCGGTTGACCGGATCACCATCGGCAACGGCAGGTGCGGACCGATCACCCGGCGGCTCCAGCAGGAGTTCTTTGCCATCATTGAACTCAAGCGGGAAGACCGGTACGGCTGGCTGACATTTGTCCGATGA
- a CDS encoding DUF362 domain-containing protein codes for MSTRSKVAVLFTRPETVLDDYRRLIRLAEADKHLKPGVTTILKDNISWHFPMPGANTTPWQLEGTILGLHDLGYRDLAVVQNKTVVIDTHKGEDLNRYVPIFQKCGLPVLYNFRESDMKWIPFQPKAKLLALNHIYPEGLRIPDYFIGKNIVHLPTVKCHIYTTTTGAMKNAFGGLLSTHRHYTHTWIHETLVDLLAIQKEIHPGIFAVMDGTTAGDGPGPRTVRPVVKNVILASADQVAIDAIAAKMMGFDPMTIKYIRLAHEQGLGVGDPREIEVVGDDISNENWGFKVGLSFHRFLGWLSWYGPTRFLQKLIFRTWLVNIPIFVSEFNHDFIHWPLKERKIYERWRRETGWGRLFQEYEQKGCLLL; via the coding sequence ATGAGTACACGTTCCAAGGTGGCGGTTCTGTTTACCAGACCTGAGACAGTACTTGATGACTATCGCCGGCTGATCAGGCTGGCGGAAGCGGATAAGCACCTTAAGCCCGGGGTTACAACAATTCTCAAGGATAACATCTCCTGGCATTTTCCGATGCCCGGCGCTAATACGACTCCCTGGCAGCTGGAGGGAACGATACTGGGGTTGCATGATCTTGGTTACCGGGACCTGGCAGTGGTTCAGAACAAGACGGTAGTAATCGACACCCATAAGGGCGAGGACCTCAACCGCTATGTGCCGATTTTTCAGAAGTGCGGGCTGCCAGTCCTCTACAATTTCAGGGAATCGGATATGAAATGGATTCCCTTCCAACCGAAGGCGAAATTGCTGGCACTGAATCATATTTACCCGGAAGGTTTGCGCATTCCGGATTACTTCATCGGCAAGAATATCGTTCATCTACCCACCGTGAAATGCCATATCTACACCACCACGACCGGCGCAATGAAGAACGCCTTTGGCGGACTGCTTTCAACGCACCGCCATTACACACATACCTGGATTCATGAGACACTGGTGGACCTCTTGGCAATTCAGAAGGAGATTCATCCGGGCATCTTTGCGGTGATGGATGGCACGACTGCCGGGGATGGACCGGGACCGAGAACAGTCCGGCCGGTAGTGAAGAATGTAATTCTGGCTTCAGCCGATCAGGTGGCAATTGATGCGATTGCAGCAAAGATGATGGGTTTTGATCCGATGACAATTAAATATATCCGGCTGGCGCATGAACAGGGGTTGGGGGTTGGTGATCCCAGGGAGATTGAGGTGGTGGGTGATGATATTTCAAACGAGAACTGGGGATTCAAGGTCGGTCTGTCATTCCACCGGTTTCTGGGCTGGCTTTCCTGGTATGGCCCGACCCGGTTTCTGCAGAAGCTGATTTTCCGGACCTGGTTGGTGAACATTCCGATTTTCGTTTCCGAATTCAATCACGATTTCATTCACTGGCCCTTAAAGGAACGCAAAATTTACGAGCGCTGGCGTCGTGAGACCGGCTGGGGCCGGCTATTTCAGGAATACGAGCAGAAGGGCTGTCTGCTACTGTAA
- a CDS encoding SLBB domain-containing protein — protein sequence MSNCQKGSTIFVATCLMLLCWTGVSAQESGGLTGMGGMNIQGLLQPSVSPVPSLVGVESPIISDQYILMPGDRLLVTVRGKATFSYQSMITYEGKITVNLPLGPLAPSYDGTGKSLTLDVVDAVTVSGLTLRQAQDTLTQVMRRYFRDAEVKLTLMGLRSAIVFVTGEVQYPGAYNASPVERVSQLIARAGGLSPLGSKTRIVLIRGGLPFANVDIERFENEGDLQANPFIESGDVIYVPPVEGLVTVRGAVFGRGEYRIRASALTTEKERMSEGVYELKPGERVFDLIRKAGGITPWADLHNCYVERLVLGGNGERKRIPVDLHRVIFENDSSQNIELVNADVVVVPPINSFVYVQGEVTNPGSFLYTPHFRVSDYVGQAGGPTENGNLAGVMIVRQGKRIPAKSNPVVEAGDVIIVPRYGIRWWQDVVTIISQVGIPTVSLILTVIALQR from the coding sequence GTGTCTAACTGTCAAAAAGGCAGCACAATTTTTGTTGCCACCTGTCTTATGCTGCTGTGCTGGACCGGAGTCTCTGCCCAGGAGTCTGGTGGTTTAACCGGTATGGGAGGGATGAACATCCAGGGACTGCTGCAGCCATCAGTTTCGCCCGTGCCCAGTCTTGTGGGGGTGGAGAGCCCGATAATATCGGACCAGTATATTCTGATGCCCGGCGACCGGCTGCTCGTAACGGTCCGGGGGAAAGCGACATTTTCCTACCAGAGTATGATTACCTATGAAGGAAAGATTACGGTCAATCTGCCGCTCGGGCCACTGGCACCATCGTACGATGGCACAGGAAAGTCTCTAACGCTGGATGTGGTGGATGCAGTCACCGTTTCTGGACTTACACTGCGTCAGGCCCAGGATACGCTGACTCAGGTGATGCGTCGCTACTTCCGGGATGCTGAGGTTAAGCTTACGCTGATGGGACTGCGGTCAGCGATTGTTTTTGTCACTGGTGAGGTTCAATATCCCGGTGCCTACAATGCCTCGCCGGTTGAGCGGGTTTCGCAGCTGATCGCCCGTGCCGGCGGCTTGTCGCCCCTCGGGTCCAAAACCAGAATCGTATTGATCCGCGGTGGATTGCCATTCGCCAATGTGGACATTGAGCGGTTTGAAAATGAGGGTGACCTGCAGGCAAACCCGTTTATTGAATCGGGTGACGTTATTTATGTGCCACCGGTGGAAGGCTTGGTAACGGTACGGGGCGCTGTGTTCGGGAGGGGGGAATACCGAATTCGTGCGTCCGCCTTAACCACCGAAAAGGAGAGAATGAGCGAAGGGGTATACGAACTGAAGCCGGGTGAGCGGGTTTTTGATCTGATCCGGAAGGCGGGAGGCATCACACCCTGGGCCGATCTGCACAACTGCTATGTCGAGCGGCTGGTGCTGGGAGGAAATGGAGAAAGGAAGAGGATTCCGGTCGACCTGCATCGGGTAATTTTTGAAAACGATTCCTCGCAGAATATTGAACTGGTAAATGCGGATGTGGTGGTGGTGCCGCCAATCAACTCTTTCGTCTATGTCCAGGGAGAAGTGACCAACCCCGGTTCGTTTCTCTATACCCCGCATTTCCGGGTAAGTGATTATGTCGGGCAGGCGGGCGGACCTACGGAAAATGGCAATTTAGCCGGGGTAATGATTGTTCGTCAGGGAAAACGCATTCCGGCAAAATCCAATCCGGTAGTGGAGGCAGGCGATGTCATTATTGTGCCCCGTTACGGCATCAGATGGTGGCAGGATGTGGTAACGATCATTTCTCAGGTCGGAATTCCTACCGTTTCCCTGATCCTGACGGTTATTGCGCTGCAGCGTTAA